A single Sorex araneus isolate mSorAra2 chromosome 8, mSorAra2.pri, whole genome shotgun sequence DNA region contains:
- the MPHOSPH6 gene encoding M-phase phosphoprotein 6 isoform X1 yields MAAERKTKLSKNLLRMKFMQRGLDSETKKQLEEEEKKIISEEHWYLDLPELKEKESFIIEEQSFLLCEDLLYGRMSFRGFNPEVEKLMRQMNSKNKEEEVEDETVELDVSDEEMARRYETLVGTIGKKFAKKRDRANYEEDENGDTKPIRTKKVFLKPQD; encoded by the exons ATGGCGGCCGAGCGCAAGACCAAGTTGTCCAAGAACCTGCTGCGCATGAAG TTCATGCAAAGGGGGTTGGACTCAGAAACCAAGAAACagctagaagaagaagaaaagaaaataatcagtgAAGAGCACTGGTACCTGGATTTGCCGGAGCTGAAAGAGAAAGA GAGTTTCATAATTGAAGAGCAGAGTTTCTTATTATGCGAAGATCTTCTCTATGGAAGAATGTCATTCCGAGGATTTAATCCTGAAGTTGAG AAATTAATGCGCCAGATGAACTCTaagaacaaagaagaagaagtggAAGATGAAACGGTGGAGCTCGATGTGTCTGATGAGGAAATGGCTAGAAG GTACGAGACCTTGGTGGGGACAATTGGGAAAAAATTCGCCAAGAAGAGAGACCGGGCCAATTATGAGGAAGATGAAAATGGAGACACAAAACCAATTAGAACAAAGAAAGTGTTCTTGAAACCTCAAGACTGA
- the MPHOSPH6 gene encoding M-phase phosphoprotein 6 isoform X2 has product MAAERKTKLSKNLLRMKFMQRGLDSETKKQLEEEEKKIISEEHWYLDLPELKEKESFIIEEQSFLLCEDLLYGRMSFRGFNPEVEVLFPLIMLKITGLEILPQLLKEIAGMAVWGDGRMESVIKQSTAAPGWCPCSE; this is encoded by the exons ATGGCGGCCGAGCGCAAGACCAAGTTGTCCAAGAACCTGCTGCGCATGAAG TTCATGCAAAGGGGGTTGGACTCAGAAACCAAGAAACagctagaagaagaagaaaagaaaataatcagtgAAGAGCACTGGTACCTGGATTTGCCGGAGCTGAAAGAGAAAGA GAGTTTCATAATTGAAGAGCAGAGTTTCTTATTATGCGAAGATCTTCTCTATGGAAGAATGTCATTCCGAGGATTTAATCCTGAAGTTGAG GTACTATTTCCTCTCATTATGTTGAAAATAACAGGCCTTGAAATACTGCCACAGCTCCTTAAAGAGATTGCAGGCATGGCAGTCTGGGGTGATGGGAGAATGGAGTCGGTGATTAAACAGAGCACGGCAGCGCCTGGATGGTGCCCTTGTAGCGAGTAG